A window of Onychostoma macrolepis isolate SWU-2019 chromosome 01, ASM1243209v1, whole genome shotgun sequence contains these coding sequences:
- the gpm6ab gene encoding glycoprotein M6Ab isoform X2 encodes MGCSECCLKCLSGIPYASLIATILLYAGVALFCGCGHEALSGTVTILQTYFDVVRSPVDALDVFTMIDIFKYVIYGVAAAFFVYGILLMVEGFFTTGAIRDLYGDFKITTCGRCVSAWFIMLTYIFMLAWLGVTAFTSLPVFMYFNIWNTCQNTTLVESSNLCFDLRQFGIVSIGDEKRLCTASENFIKMCESNELDLTFHLFVCALAGAGAAVIAMVHYLMVLSANWAYVKDACRMQKYEDIKSKEEQELHDIHSTRSKERLNAYT; translated from the exons GGTGCTCTGAATGCTGCCTCAAATGCCTGAGTGGGATTCCCTATGCCTCTCTGATCGCGACCATCCTGCTGTACGCCGGGGTGGCGCTCTTCTGTGGCTGTGGTCATGAGGCTCTCTCTGGAACGGTCACCATCCTGCAGACCTATTTTGATGTTGTTCGGTCGCCTGTTGATGCCCTGGATGTCTTTACCAT GATTGACATCTTTAAATATGTGATCTATGGAGTGGCAGCAGCCTTCTTCGTCTATGGTATTCTGCTGATGGTGGAGGGATTTTTCACCACTGGGGCCATTCGGGATCTCTATGGGGACTTTAAGATCACCACCTGTGGGCGCTGTGTCAGTGCTTGG TTCATCATGCTTACTTATATCTTCATGCTGGCTTGGCTGGGAGTTACAGCCTTCACCTCCCTgccagtcttcatgtatttcaacATCTGGAACACCTGTCAGAACACCACACTGGTGGAAAGTTCCAACCTTTGCTTCGACTTGCGTCAGTTTG GAATTGTGTCCATTGGTGATGAGAAAAGACTGTGCACCGCTTCTGAGAACTTCATCAAGATGTGTGAATCTAATGAG CTGGATCTGACATTCCACTTGTTTGTCTGCGCACTTGCGGGGGCTGGAGCAGCCGTTATTGCCATG GTGCACTACCTGATGGTGCTGTCGGCTAACTGGGCTTACGTGAAGGACGCCTGCCGGATGCAGAAATACGAGGACATCAAGTCCAAGGAGGAGCAGGAGCTTCACGATATCCACTCAACTCGCTCTAAAGAGCGTCTGAACGCATACACATAA
- the gpm6ab gene encoding glycoprotein M6Ab isoform X3 has protein sequence MEENMEEGQTQKGCSECCLKCLSGIPYASLIATILLYAGVALFCGCGHEALSGTVTILQTYFDVVRSPVDALDVFTMIDIFKYVIYGVAAAFFVYGILLMVEGFFTTGAIRDLYGDFKITTCGRCVSAWFIMLTYIFMLAWLGVTAFTSLPVFMYFNIWNTCQNTTLVESSNLCFDLRQFGIVSIGDEKRLCTASENFIKMCESNELDLTFHLFVCALAGAGAAVIAMVVAVSVLIRNHVILTSKSTGRYCTRF, from the exons GGTGCTCTGAATGCTGCCTCAAATGCCTGAGTGGGATTCCCTATGCCTCTCTGATCGCGACCATCCTGCTGTACGCCGGGGTGGCGCTCTTCTGTGGCTGTGGTCATGAGGCTCTCTCTGGAACGGTCACCATCCTGCAGACCTATTTTGATGTTGTTCGGTCGCCTGTTGATGCCCTGGATGTCTTTACCAT GATTGACATCTTTAAATATGTGATCTATGGAGTGGCAGCAGCCTTCTTCGTCTATGGTATTCTGCTGATGGTGGAGGGATTTTTCACCACTGGGGCCATTCGGGATCTCTATGGGGACTTTAAGATCACCACCTGTGGGCGCTGTGTCAGTGCTTGG TTCATCATGCTTACTTATATCTTCATGCTGGCTTGGCTGGGAGTTACAGCCTTCACCTCCCTgccagtcttcatgtatttcaacATCTGGAACACCTGTCAGAACACCACACTGGTGGAAAGTTCCAACCTTTGCTTCGACTTGCGTCAGTTTG GAATTGTGTCCATTGGTGATGAGAAAAGACTGTGCACCGCTTCTGAGAACTTCATCAAGATGTGTGAATCTAATGAG CTGGATCTGACATTCCACTTGTTTGTCTGCGCACTTGCGGGGGCTGGAGCAGCCGTTATTGCCATG GTGGTGGCAGTGTCTGTCCTCATCCGTAACCACGTCATTCTGACGTCTAAGAGCACGGGGAGGTACTGCACGCGTTTCTGA
- the gpm6ab gene encoding glycoprotein M6Ab isoform X1, protein MEENMEEGQTQKGCSECCLKCLSGIPYASLIATILLYAGVALFCGCGHEALSGTVTILQTYFDVVRSPVDALDVFTMIDIFKYVIYGVAAAFFVYGILLMVEGFFTTGAIRDLYGDFKITTCGRCVSAWFIMLTYIFMLAWLGVTAFTSLPVFMYFNIWNTCQNTTLVESSNLCFDLRQFGIVSIGDEKRLCTASENFIKMCESNELDLTFHLFVCALAGAGAAVIAMVHYLMVLSANWAYVKDACRMQKYEDIKSKEEQELHDIHSTRSKERLNAYT, encoded by the exons GGTGCTCTGAATGCTGCCTCAAATGCCTGAGTGGGATTCCCTATGCCTCTCTGATCGCGACCATCCTGCTGTACGCCGGGGTGGCGCTCTTCTGTGGCTGTGGTCATGAGGCTCTCTCTGGAACGGTCACCATCCTGCAGACCTATTTTGATGTTGTTCGGTCGCCTGTTGATGCCCTGGATGTCTTTACCAT GATTGACATCTTTAAATATGTGATCTATGGAGTGGCAGCAGCCTTCTTCGTCTATGGTATTCTGCTGATGGTGGAGGGATTTTTCACCACTGGGGCCATTCGGGATCTCTATGGGGACTTTAAGATCACCACCTGTGGGCGCTGTGTCAGTGCTTGG TTCATCATGCTTACTTATATCTTCATGCTGGCTTGGCTGGGAGTTACAGCCTTCACCTCCCTgccagtcttcatgtatttcaacATCTGGAACACCTGTCAGAACACCACACTGGTGGAAAGTTCCAACCTTTGCTTCGACTTGCGTCAGTTTG GAATTGTGTCCATTGGTGATGAGAAAAGACTGTGCACCGCTTCTGAGAACTTCATCAAGATGTGTGAATCTAATGAG CTGGATCTGACATTCCACTTGTTTGTCTGCGCACTTGCGGGGGCTGGAGCAGCCGTTATTGCCATG GTGCACTACCTGATGGTGCTGTCGGCTAACTGGGCTTACGTGAAGGACGCCTGCCGGATGCAGAAATACGAGGACATCAAGTCCAAGGAGGAGCAGGAGCTTCACGATATCCACTCAACTCGCTCTAAAGAGCGTCTGAACGCATACACATAA